The genomic window TCTGCATATCGCACATGCGGCATCAACGCCGACACACATGATGGTATTACAGGCGAAAATGAGGCATAGGAGCTCGGCGTGTGTGAGAGAACAAGCGCCGTGAAAACAACAGCAATAAAAACTAGGACAAGATGGTGTCCAACTTTGCCTGCCGCGTCACTAGTGTACATCGATTTAACCCATACATACATACTGATACGCACcttgtgcacgtgtgcattGTACGGCCCTTCCATTTTATGATGCGTCTCCGGTATCTGTGGCAGGCACCCGCTGCACTCCCTCAGGTCTCTGCCGCTGGTTGATCGGCGTGGCTTGGTGCTACAGGGGCGTTAGAAGTGTCAGGAGTAGATGAGACGTTGCCTTCCGCGTCGTCACCAGAGGCGAGGGCTGCAGCTAGGGAGGCACAGGCaccctccgcctcttccacgATTCGCATGCGCTGCGTCTCTTCCTCCAGAACCGCGGCAAAGGGCTCGAACTGCATGGAGTAGTCGATGACATCCCTCATGAATGGCGGAACCTCCTTGTACGTGTGCCGCAGGCGGCCGGTAACGGTGTCGTACCGCAGGTACCCTTCGCTGATGCCGTGCGCCTCAACGACGCAGGCTAGCAAAATCCGCCTGAATATGatgtcctcctcgctctccgtCTCGCCTCGAATGATGCATACGCGTTGCCACAGAGGCACTGCCTCGCGGCTTTCCAGCACGGACAACTTGGCCTGCTGCAGTGCATCGAATTCCGCGGcaatgcggcgcagctgcgcgacgtgcGGTAGCGCATCGGGGAACATTCCCAGTGCGCGCAAAAACAGCCGCTGTTCCGCCCTCCATATCTCCTCACGCAGCTGGGCGAGGAAAGCCATTGTGGCACGGCTGTACTCGTCTTCAAAGCTGCGCCGAGCCTGCGCCTCGAGCCACACAAGGTCGTTGGTGGGCCCAAATATCGTTTGGTAGTAGGCGCGAGCAACCCCCATGAAGGacttcgcctccagctccagcAGGTCGGCATACTCGGCCGCTTCCTGCGCCACTAGAAGTGCAATTACATCATCTGCATCGCGCTTCGGCTTcgcaggtgcagcgcgcagccgcttctgTGCACGAAGGCGAAGTTCGTGATTCACCGAGTGGATGCCAATGCGTCGCGGGCCATGCGTGCACGCAGAAGGCGCGCACGCCTCCTCAGCATTGATGGCGCTCGTGTACAAGGATAGGTCTTGGAAGACGCTTGTGCAGTAACGCTCGAGCTGCGAAAGAGGCGGCCGCTTCACGCGGGCGGTAAAGCGTGCGTGAGACGCCTTGTATTGATTACGTGCCTCTGTGTACTGCTGCGTGTACGCTTGCTGCATGAGAGCGGCCAGGCTCTCCGCTGATGAagcgccctcgccctcgcacGGGGGCGACTTGGCAGAGATGGTGTCGAAGACGATGGACATGACCTATCTGCGCCCGTGGGCGTTTGCCAGACTGAgccgagagaaagagagagacacaaccgcgggaaaagaagaagcatGCAAGAGAAAAATCAGGAGCGCACGCGGGATAGTGTCATGAGCAGTGCCAATgggtgcgcgctgcggcacaaCGCCATCCGCGTGTAGACCCGCCGAAAGGCCGTGCCGCAGCTAAACGACTGGGTCAGCCTTTAAGCACTACAACGTGAGGTGCATACGCGAACACGCGGTCTGCGTTCTCGCAGTGTGGTGAAAGATTCGGGATGACGTCATTGTCTGTCGCAGATACAGCGCTCGTTTTGTTCCCCTTCTCGCTGTACTTGACCTGGTCCAGCGTCGTGCCTCAGCGAAGCAACagacacacacctacacacgcacgcacacagcgtCCTTCCAACTCGCTAACGTGAGCGGGACGCATGCCTCCAGCGGGCACCCTCAtcttttttcttctccaATGTGCGCATCCGACCACCAGCAGGTCAGTCAACCGACATACACGCATGTGCACAcgccaccacacaccaccagCTTCTGCTGCACTGCGGCTACATCCTGGTCGCCTAGGATGCAGCGTCTTGCTCCAGAATCAGCGCCATGCGTCGACCGGACTCGTCTTGCCTGCCCTTGTCCATTCGTcgcacgcgtgctgcgcgatcggcgccaTACGGAGACTCCGGTGTACTGCATGCTTTGATCCAAATCGGGCCGCGTGCagggtcctgctcgagggcggaagcAGTGACGTTTGTCGTGCGGAGTAACAGTGGGGAGGTGGTCTCTCGGTGCATGCCAGATGCGCGCAGGGAGGAAGTTGGCCAGTTGCAGGCCATGACCCTCGGAGACTCTGCGCACGCTGCCCGTGTGCCGTGCTTCGCCCTCTCAGTCGCCTCAAGTCGCGGCATCCCCTAATAGGGTGTGGTGACTCACAACAGGAGAGTCGGGAGGGCTTGATGGTGGATCTCGAGGGCACTCTCGTCATGCTTCCGGCATCTGTGCCTCATCAGTCCTCCAGGTCGAATGTAGCAGATGCAGCACGCTCCGCACACATGCGCTTGGGGTGCTAATCCGTATATTGGGTCTCCTCGCGCCTTGTTCGTCCATCACTCCTGCTCGCTGGACCCCTGGGTACCTTGCTTGGATGCGATACACCATGCCGGCTTGGGCGTgacagcgcctgcgcacagTGCTTGCATTTTGGCATCCTGGGGCATGTTTCAGGACGACGCTGGTGTCtgaagaaggggggggggcttctGTCTTCATCCTCCATCTTCGTCCATGTCGCAAGGGGGGAGGCCTGCGTGGATGTTGTGCCCGCACGTCTCTCGGCAGGTTGAACGCCGCTATGAGCCTGTGTGGCAGCAGGGGGCATTCCACCCTCTCTTGAGTCCGCACGCTTTCGAGAAGCGTGGGGGTGGCGGGAGGGTCAAGCGGAAGGGGGTTGCGGATGATCAGCCCAGCACCGACATGGAAAGAGAAGATCGAGTGGCCGCCAGCATTGGCGCTACCATTGCTGTTGCTTTCGCAGCGCGCACCTACCCTGCAAGCCCCCATGTCACCACCGCGATTCTTCTCTTACGGATTCCCTGGCGCACCCACGCCCCTCTCGCTTCCACCCTTCACAGCACCCACAAGCGGCTCCCGATGTAGCCGCCGGATCATCTCCCGATGCGGGGTGAAGTCGAAGAGGTGACCACAAGTGCGGCGTTGCTTCACTAGGTCGGTGCAGAGGTAGTCGGCGCTGGCTGCACCGAAGGCGCCGCAACGGGAGCGATGGTGAGGTCTGGTGTCGGTGGAGCAAGTGTCGTCGatgcgtgcgggtgtgccggcgccggcgccggcgcgacGGAGCTCGCACTTTCTGCAGCCGGCACCGTCGACGACGGCTCTACCGCAAACAGAAGCTCTCCAATGCCATACATTAGAGCCTGCGTGCGGTCCTCCAAGTCCTCGCGGTGCGCAGGTCCGAGAAGGCGGCCGACCAGGTGCAGTACATATGGGTACCACAACCGTTGAAACGCCTTCACAAAGGCCATGAACACTGCCCGTTCAGCGCTGTACATTGTGTCGAGCAGAGGCGCGTCATTCAGCATGTCCTGTCCCACCTCGCACACCAGCTGTCGCACTTCCTCCCCACACGGCGCCTCAAACCCTGGTAACAGACACTTGCGGATGGCGTTGAAGGAGGAGAGCATCCCGTTGAGCGCGTACGCGAGCGGCAGCCACTGAGCTAGCTGCACGGCTGGCGTGTCGCTAATAGTCTGAGGGGCCTGGATCACCGTAGACGACGCCAGCGTCGAGTTGTTGCGGCAGTACACAGAAACACGCCACGAGGAGGTCTGCATGGCGGTGCGATAAGTGGTCCTGGCCTGCCGCATGCCGTCAGCGAAGAGTGCGTGCACCTTCTGGACAAGTATGCTGCCCAGGAGCCCAAGCACGTCTGTGTGTACCCGCGCACTGgcactcgcgcagctgcggcactgctgcaccacgagcGCCAGTTCAGAGCCGttgtgcaggtgctggagcgccgccgcgatgaGGTGCATGAAcatgtgcgcctgctcctgACACCACAGGCTCAGCTCCTCCGTcgcttgccgctgctgggcctCGGTGCTGGACGGGAAGCACGCCTTGTACTGCAGCGTCACCTCGTTCACGTGCATCTTGTACACCGTGATGTACTTGAGGATGAGAGAGTAGGGCACCACGCTGGATTCAGCTTCCTGCAGCAGATGACGAATGTaggcagcgcggctgcgcaggAAGAGTGCACGCAGCGACGCCGGGGAGCCACCaaggcggcgaaggagggAGATAGCCTTGTAGGCCGTGTCCACCGTGAGCCCACCCGACAGCATCGGCAGCACGTGCGTGTTCACCGCCTGCTCCATCGTGTCCACCACTTCCTTCTGCAGTCTCTGAAAAACGTACACGTCGCTCATGTGCTGGCACAGCATCATGACGTGGTCGAATATGAGGAGCGCCTCGTGGAACATTGTTTGCCGCACGCACTCCTCCACTAAGGCAGGCGACTCCATGAGAGCCACAATTTTCTGGTGGCTCATGACAGCGCTGTGCAACTGCGTCTTCTCTTGACGCCACGACTGCCCCGCATACTGGAGAAGCTGCGACCAGGAGTGCAGTGTTTGCAAGGATGCTGTCAGCTCCTTCGCGGTGTCTTCGGCAGTGCTGGagagcgacgcggccgccacgtTTGCGGCCTGCGCGTTGGTCAACAGATCGTAGTGATCGACTGCACAGTTCACAATGGACTGCCGCACCCGGGCCTCCTCGGCAGAGGAGGTTGTCATGGTTGCACTGAAACGACGGTTGGTGGGGTTGAGTGAAAGCGAAGACGTTCACGAGCCATGCGAGAACGGTAGGGTGGGGCCGCAGAAGCGACGGTGGTGGCTACCCTGTCGAGACGTGCGATACGAGAGCCGGACTGGGTGCGTGCGAGCGCACCGGAGTGAAATCAACAACAATGAGGACACCTTCGCAGCACTCCTCGGCAGCGTGGCATggacacacagagacagagagaaaaaagagagcgacgtgcatgcatgcgtaGGATAAAgccggagaaggagagacaTGATGATTACGTGCATATAAAATACGAGTCGACAGTTGCCTGCAACTCGCCTTGAATTCCGTAAAATCGCTTTCATGTTTCTCAGCGCGCGCCTGAGCGTGTTGCGCTTCCGCTtacggcgcgcagctcgtTTGCTGCCACTTGTGTGACGCACTCCGCAGCATCATCGCCCCACAGCTGAGTGGTGTGCTGGTCCATGTTTGGTTTCCTCAATTTCGTTTCCATTGCTGCTGTTCTTTATGATGCTTTATCCTCTCCTGTCAGCTTCTGCTTGCACTCGCACGCCACCATTCGCTCGTCCCTTGCCCTCGGCAACAGTGTCGATACCAGGCCTACCGATGCGCGCGCAGCGACACACAGACGCTCCTCTTTAGAGCGACACAAGCACGTGCACTGGCTCATGTGAGCGCAGCACAGACAAGCAACACATGAGGGACGAAAGTAGAAACGGCGAGGCCGCtggaggtgcgcgtggaggTCCATCACTCGGTGGTTaacagaaagagaaggagccAGGCAGAGACGCGAAAACGGAAAGGATGCATATTCGAaacatgtgcacacacacacacgcacacacacacacacatgctaTCATCTCCGTCCCTGCGAAAGCACGCAGACAGGCACTCCACAGGCAGCTGAGAGACTGCGAAAAAAAGCCTCCACTGAAATGCGGGTTGCGTTTGAGGGAACTGCCATCTTtggttgtgtgtgcgagtgcaTGCGCATGCGAGTTTCTGTGAAAGGCGAGGCAGACtgcgaggggagagagaggcaagacGCACTTGTGGCGCTGactccttcctctctcctctcctgccAGTCGTCACTTTCTCCTCCTTTTGTGCAGTTTCCTTCTCGCGTGTTCATCATCCTCTTCTTCGACAGGGAGAGCATGCTTGCAGAGCACTGCGTCAGCCGTCGGGTGGTCAACCGGAATGAAGAGAAACAAGGGAGCAAAGAGTCGccgcaaacacacacgcacacaaccaAGTGCACGCAgaggatggggaggaggCACATGAAGACGCAGTCAACAAAGGCATCGAGCAAGCCGATGAagaacaagaaaaaagaTAGAACAATAAAGGCAACGATAAAGCAGAAGATATAAACTTGCgtacacacaggcacatggcggagagagagagagagagacgagtgTCGCATGTGTGGAAAATAAAAACGGACACACAGAAGCGAGACGAAAAGAGATGGAAAAAGAAGATAAGCTGCTTACAGTAGATGAGCACGAAACACCTGCATCTTTGTGCATGTAAGTGCTCTTGCGGTTGGGTGCGTGCTCGATCCACATCATCATCCATGCCCAGAACCCGCTGTTTGCCTGTATCGTGGCAGGTGAGCGGAGAAAGAGTTCAGAGACCACTGATGTGATAAGAGCGGAGTGCGACTAtacgcacgtgcacatgcacacgcgcgcacgcaacCACTCGAAATCTGTCGGGGAAAACACATGAAGCAGGAATTGTTCCGCTTGCATATCTGAAACAAACGTGTGTCGATAAGGCGCGCACGTACACCGATATATGCCCACACATGGAAACTCGCGGACACAAACACCCAAGCCCGCCTCCGTGTAATTGGGCGAAGTTGCATTCGGGCGCTGAAGATATGCGCAGGTGCGAGAGTGTCTTCTCGTGTACCAtgtgctgctggtgttgGTGCCTGTTCTCGTCGCGTGCTTGTCATCACCTTTTCACTGTTGTGGGCCAAAGAGGCCACTCAAAAAGACAAATTCAAACAAGGCAAAATCGGTGAAAGCGAAAGCGATGGCGAGAGACGACGCCACGagcaaaacacacacacacacgcaatgccgccgctgccgcccttccccctgaaaaaaaagggggagggggacaagAAAGCAGGGAAGAtggggaagaagagagaccGCGTGTCTCTCGGCATAGTGGGAGAGCCTAGCACAATGGTCAGAGAGGAGGGTGCTCTTCTCTTTGGCTTTTATTCAGGTAGAACAAAacaagaggaggggggggggggaagcgaAGACGGTGGGGAGCAGACACGTATCTTCTCGTGTTCGTTGATCCCTCGCCCTTGTGCTCCCCTCTTTTCAGAGAAGGTTGCTCGATGCCACACCATCGTGTGCAGCCAGAGGAGAAGCCGTGGATGA from Leishmania major strain Friedlin complete genome, chromosome 28 includes these protein-coding regions:
- a CDS encoding putative oligomeric golgi complex component 8, which codes for MTTSSAEEARVRQSIVNCAVDHYDLLTNAQAANVAAASLSSTAEDTAKELTASLQTLHSWSQLLQYAGQSWRQEKTQLHSAVMSHQKIVALMESPALVEECVRQTMFHEALLIFDHVMMLCQHMSDVYVFQRLQKEVVDTMEQAVNTHVLPMLSGGLTVDTAYKAISLLRRLGGSPASLRALFLRSRAAYIRHLLQEAESSVVPYSLILKYITVYKMHVNEVTLQYKACFPSSTEAQQRQATEELSLWCQEQAHMFMHLIAAALQHLHNGSELALVVQQCRSCASASARVHTDVLGLLGSILVQKVHALFADGMRQARTTYRTAMQTSSWRVSVYCRNNSTLASSTVIQAPQTISDTPAVQLAQWLPLAYALNGMLSSFNAIRKCLLPGFEAPCGEEVRQLVCEVGQDMLNDAPLLDTMYSAERAVFMAFVKAFQRLWYPYVLHLVGRLLGPAHREDLEDRTQALMYGIGELLFAVEPSSTVPAAESASSVAPAPAPAHPHASTTLAPPTPDLTIAPVAAPSVQPAPTTSAPT